One Chryseobacterium sp. StRB126 genomic region harbors:
- a CDS encoding porin family protein — protein sequence MKNFLLIAAVAVLGINANAQEFKFGPKAGYSLSMLKATGEGTTYKFDAKSTFYAGAMAEYKLSDKFAVQGEVLYSPLGGKQEEAVAFTEAGVNVTGTEKTDWKLGTVQIPISAKYYATENLAFGVGLNVGIIISAKIKSTTELSGSALGQAFSESETTTTDVKEHMNKLNLAPFVGAEYTLENGLFFDARYNLGVSNLAKKEDGENGTLKNSFIQVGVGFKFGGK from the coding sequence ATGAAAAATTTTTTACTTATTGCAGCTGTAGCTGTATTGGGAATCAACGCAAACGCTCAGGAATTTAAATTTGGACCTAAAGCTGGTTACTCTTTATCTATGCTTAAGGCAACAGGTGAAGGAACTACTTACAAATTTGATGCAAAATCTACTTTCTATGCTGGGGCAATGGCTGAATATAAGTTGAGTGATAAATTTGCGGTACAAGGGGAGGTTTTATATTCTCCACTTGGAGGTAAGCAAGAAGAAGCTGTTGCTTTTACCGAAGCAGGAGTAAATGTAACGGGTACTGAAAAAACAGATTGGAAACTGGGAACTGTCCAAATTCCTATCAGTGCTAAATATTATGCTACTGAGAATTTAGCTTTCGGAGTAGGTCTTAATGTAGGCATTATTATTTCTGCAAAAATTAAATCAACAACAGAATTATCAGGATCAGCTCTAGGACAAGCATTTTCTGAATCAGAAACTACAACTACAGATGTGAAAGAGCACATGAATAAACTAAATTTAGCTCCATTTGTTGGTGCTGAATATACACTTGAAAACGGATTGTTTTTTGATGCCAGATATAATTTAGGGGTCTCTAACCTTGCTAAAAAAGAAGACGGGGAAAATGGAACATTAAAAAATAGCTTCATTCAAGTAGGTGTAGGTTTCAAATTCGGAGGGAAATAA
- a CDS encoding PhoH family protein: protein MFELTYDLEDIDAKIFYGVNNQYFNLIKSSFPTIKITGRDHYIFAMGNQEALDILKQKLNDIVKFISKNNSIALKDVENILNIKDENEKQLIFDQDIIVKGVNGKVIKAKTTNLKKLVKETEKKDMVFAIGPAGTGKTYTSVALAARALRDKEVKRIVLTRPAVEAGESLGFLPGDLKEKLDPYLQPLYDALRDMIPHEKLEGFMEKKVIEVAPLAFMRGRTLDDAFVILDEAQNTTHAQMKMFLTRMGMNAKFIITGDPSQIDLPKNQQSGLKEAMRILNGVKEIGFVHLTEEDVVRHPVVRKIILAYNDEEKRQRNE, encoded by the coding sequence ATGTTTGAATTGACCTATGATCTGGAAGATATCGATGCGAAAATCTTCTATGGAGTTAATAACCAATATTTCAACTTAATAAAATCAAGCTTTCCTACTATTAAAATTACTGGAAGAGACCATTATATTTTTGCAATGGGAAATCAGGAAGCTTTAGATATACTGAAACAAAAACTGAATGATATTGTAAAATTTATCTCAAAAAACAATTCGATAGCTCTTAAAGACGTTGAAAATATCCTGAATATTAAAGATGAAAATGAAAAACAATTGATTTTTGATCAGGACATCATCGTAAAAGGAGTAAATGGAAAAGTTATTAAGGCTAAAACCACCAATCTTAAAAAGCTGGTAAAGGAAACCGAGAAAAAAGATATGGTATTTGCCATTGGTCCTGCAGGAACCGGAAAAACATATACCAGTGTTGCATTGGCCGCAAGAGCTTTAAGAGATAAGGAGGTGAAAAGGATTGTTCTGACAAGACCAGCTGTAGAAGCAGGAGAGAGTCTTGGATTTTTACCGGGAGATCTTAAAGAAAAGCTTGATCCGTACTTACAGCCATTGTATGACGCGCTTCGTGATATGATCCCACATGAAAAATTGGAAGGCTTTATGGAAAAAAAGGTCATTGAAGTGGCTCCGTTAGCTTTTATGAGAGGGCGTACTCTTGATGATGCTTTTGTCATTCTTGATGAAGCACAGAATACAACCCATGCTCAGATGAAAATGTTCCTGACAAGGATGGGAATGAATGCAAAATTTATTATTACAGGAGATCCAAGTCAGATTGACCTTCCGAAAAACCAGCAATCCGGATTGAAAGAAGCTATGAGAATATTGAATGGAGTGAAGGAAATTGGGTTTGTGCATCTTACAGAGGAGGATGTAGTGAGACACCCTGTTGTAAGAAAAATTATCTTAGCTTATAATGATGAAGAAAAACGACAGAGAAACGAATAA
- a CDS encoding S-adenosyl-l-methionine hydroxide adenosyltransferase family protein: MSIITLTSDFGNLDYRVAAVKGKILSLNPEVNIIDITHDIQAFNLIQTSYIVRNAYKYFPKGSIHIISVDSFYHKSRKNILYKADGSYFLAADNGLLSLIFFDIKPEAIYEITLNNRFDDVINFTSTDIFVPAAVHLANGGLPEVIGRKIDSVKQLMFPRAVYNESEGMIIGEVTYIDNFGNIISNINQDFFENISKGYNGFTIKFRNLSLSRVFSSHTEVVSDWERETEFHGQSAAIFNDSQLLELTIYKGSKKNGAKSLFGLNVGENIYIEFA, translated from the coding sequence ATGTCAATTATTACCCTTACTTCGGATTTCGGAAATTTAGATTACAGAGTTGCCGCTGTGAAAGGCAAAATTCTGTCTCTAAATCCTGAGGTTAATATTATTGATATAACCCACGACATCCAAGCATTCAATCTTATACAAACGTCTTATATTGTAAGGAACGCTTATAAATATTTTCCAAAAGGGAGCATCCACATTATTTCTGTGGACAGTTTTTACCATAAATCGAGAAAAAATATCCTTTATAAAGCGGATGGTTCTTACTTTCTGGCGGCAGACAATGGTCTTTTAAGCCTAATCTTCTTCGATATTAAACCGGAAGCAATCTATGAGATCACACTCAACAATCGTTTTGATGATGTCATCAATTTCACTTCTACAGATATTTTTGTTCCTGCAGCAGTACATCTAGCTAATGGAGGCCTTCCGGAAGTAATCGGAAGAAAAATAGACTCAGTTAAGCAACTCATGTTCCCAAGAGCTGTTTATAATGAGTCTGAAGGAATGATTATTGGTGAAGTTACTTATATTGATAATTTCGGAAATATAATCTCAAATATCAATCAAGATTTCTTTGAAAATATCAGCAAAGGATACAATGGATTTACCATAAAATTCAGAAACCTGAGTCTTTCAAGGGTCTTTTCCAGCCACACGGAAGTAGTTTCAGACTGGGAAAGGGAGACGGAATTCCATGGGCAGTCCGCAGCAATCTTCAATGACAGTCAGTTATTGGAGCTTACTATCTATAAAGGCAGCAAGAAAAACGGAGCTAAAAGCCTGTTTGGACTGAATGTAGGAGAAAATATCTACATTGAATTCGCGTAA
- a CDS encoding dihydrolipoamide acetyltransferase family protein encodes MAEYKLLLPSMGEGVMEATIITWLFNEGDNVKEDDSVVEIATDKVDSDVPTPVSGKIVKILKQKDEVAKVGEAIAILEIEGEGSASEEVTSETPAAAPDTETLKTIEQPLQTVAASNVEFSGDLYLSPLVKSIAQQENISEAELKSIKGSGLEGRITKEDILAYVANRGNQPAQPAAAPVASSPKSAVSAPAATITAAAGDEIIPMDRMRKIIAENMVKAKQIAPHVTSFIETDVTNVVKWRNKNKAAFEKREGEKLTFMPIFVKAVVKAIQDFPMINVSISGENIIKKKNINIGMATALPDGNLIVPVIKNADQLSLSGLAKAINDLAYRARNKKLRPEDTQGATYTISNVGSFGNLMGTPIIPQPQVAILAIGAIVKKPAVLETADGDVIAIRNLMFMSHSYDHRVVDGSLGGMMLKHVHDYLENWDLNTEI; translated from the coding sequence ATGGCAGAATACAAATTATTGCTTCCTTCCATGGGAGAAGGGGTTATGGAAGCGACAATTATCACTTGGTTATTCAATGAAGGTGATAACGTAAAAGAGGATGACTCTGTAGTAGAAATTGCAACAGATAAAGTAGATTCAGACGTTCCGACACCAGTTTCGGGAAAAATCGTAAAAATTTTAAAGCAAAAAGATGAAGTTGCAAAAGTAGGTGAGGCCATTGCTATTTTAGAAATTGAAGGAGAAGGTTCTGCTTCTGAGGAAGTAACCTCTGAAACACCAGCAGCTGCTCCGGATACTGAAACTTTAAAAACTATTGAGCAGCCTTTACAAACTGTAGCTGCATCTAATGTAGAATTCTCAGGAGACCTTTACTTATCTCCACTTGTAAAATCAATTGCACAACAGGAAAATATTTCTGAAGCTGAACTTAAATCCATTAAAGGAAGCGGTTTAGAAGGAAGAATTACTAAAGAAGATATTTTAGCTTACGTTGCTAACAGAGGAAACCAGCCTGCACAACCTGCTGCGGCCCCTGTAGCGTCTAGTCCTAAATCAGCAGTTTCGGCTCCGGCAGCAACCATTACTGCCGCTGCAGGTGACGAAATCATTCCTATGGACAGAATGAGAAAAATCATCGCTGAGAACATGGTGAAAGCAAAACAAATTGCTCCACACGTAACTTCTTTCATCGAAACAGACGTTACCAACGTTGTAAAATGGAGAAACAAAAACAAAGCAGCCTTCGAAAAACGTGAAGGAGAAAAACTTACTTTCATGCCTATTTTTGTGAAAGCTGTAGTAAAAGCAATTCAGGATTTCCCAATGATTAATGTTTCGATAAGTGGTGAAAACATCATTAAAAAGAAAAACATCAACATCGGTATGGCGACCGCTCTACCAGACGGAAACCTTATTGTTCCTGTAATTAAAAATGCAGACCAGTTATCTCTTTCAGGTCTTGCTAAAGCAATTAATGATTTAGCTTACAGAGCAAGAAACAAGAAATTAAGACCGGAAGATACTCAAGGAGCTACTTATACGATCTCTAACGTTGGAAGCTTTGGGAACCTTATGGGGACACCAATTATTCCTCAGCCACAGGTTGCAATTCTTGCCATCGGAGCCATCGTTAAGAAGCCTGCAGTTCTTGAAACAGCTGATGGAGATGTAATTGCAATCAGAAACCTAATGTTCATGTCTCACTCTTATGACCACAGAGTGGTAGACGGTTCTCTAGGTGGAATGATGCTGAAACATGTTCATGACTACCTAGAAAACTGGGATCTGAACACAGAAATATAA